The Herpetosiphonaceae bacterium genome contains the following window.
TCCAGAAGCGCCGGAACGATGGTTAACATCGGTCAACCATTCGCCGCGCTTAGTTGTAGTTCCAGTACACGGTGCGCACGCCAAAATCGGAGGCGCTGGCATAGCCCATCTGCTTGACGGTAGCCTCGGTCAGATCAAACTCGCGGTCGGAGACATACGGCCCGCGATCGATCACGTTGGCATACACGATCTGACCCGATCGGCCCTGGAATTTGAGCCGTGTGCCACAGGCCATCGTCCGATGAGCAACGCCGATCGTAGTGGTGTACAATGTCTGTCCACAAGCGGTCGTTCTGCCCCACAGGCCAGGGCCGTATGCTGATGCTCTCGCGGTGCGCCAGGTGGTGCTGCCGTTGCCGGAGCCTGCCAGCTCTTGCCAGGTCATCGGCCCGACGATGCCGTCCGCGCTCAGGCCGTGGGCGCTCTGGAAGCTCACCACCGCCGACTTCGTGGCGGGGCCGAAGGCACCATCAACTGCGATATTGTGCCCATTCTTGACCAGAAGCGTCTGCGCCGCTTTGACCGCCTCGCCGCTGCTGCCCTCGCGCACGGTGACGATCAGCGCGCTCCATGTCTGTGAGCCGACGATGCCATCTGCCGTGAGGCCGCGCGACTGTTGGAAGCTGATCACCGCCGACTTCGTGGCGGGACCGAACACGCCGTCTGCCGCGATGCCGCTGCCGTGCTGTCGCAGCAAGTACTGCACCGCCTTGACGTTTGAGCCGGTGTCACCTTCGCGCACGGTCGGCCAGCTTGCCAGCGCTGCTGCCGGTATGGCCGTGCCAAGTAGAGCCATGAGGACAAAGAGCAGCGTTAGAGCCGTCGCGGACAGGCGGTGACGTGAAGAGCGTGCGGATCGAAACATGGTCGCTTCCTGTTGTTAGCCGAAACGGTACGATCAGGCGTGCGGAAAAGCTTCACGGCTCAGCGATTGAGGTGTCGCTGTGGTCGACGAGTGAATGCGCTGCCAGGTTGGGGGGAGGCCGGCGAAAAGTTCCCTCAGATATTAAGAATAATTTACTCTTGCGGCCCATCTTATCGGAAACAGATCGGTTTGTCAAACCCTGGTTAAAAAAATGAGTAATAAGCAGCGTGGAGCAAGCGGGCGCGTGCCAACAATCTGGCGTTTGCGCGCGGAGCGCTCCTTGTGCTACACTGAAAGCACCATGAAACCACACGAGCCGTCAACGAAGATGGGTGCGGTTCTCCTTCACCGCGCGCGCGGTGAGGGAATAGCCGCTTTTAAAAAGGTCCTTGCTTAGCGCCTCGGCTGCTCGCCGCAGGCGCGTCTTTCATTTCATACGTGGAGAATTGGCTTATGACCAACGTGCAGCCGAGTGGTGTTTCGGCCAGCCTCGAACGCGACGATCTGCTGGCGATCTACGAGCTGATGCTGCTTTCCCGCTTGCTCGACGAGCGCCAGTGGATCTTGAATCGTCAAGGAAAAGCGCCGTTTGTGATCTCCTGCCAGGGCCATGAGGCAGCTCAGGTCGGCAGCGCCTACGCGCTCAAGCCCGGTAAAGACTGGGTGTTGCCCTACTACCGCGATCTGGGCGTGGTGCTGACGCTGGGCTTTACGCCTACCGAGGTGATGATGGGTCTGTTCGCCCGCGTGGGCGATCCCAACAGCGCCGGACGGCAGATGCCTGCGCACTACGGCCACCGCAAGCTCAATATCATCTCACAGTCGTCGCCGACGGGCACCCAGGTACCGCACGCCGCCGGCGTCGGCCTGGCAATTAAGATCCGGAATGAGGTAGCGGGCAAGATCGTCGATGACGCCGTGGCCTGGGTTTCCTTCGGCGAGGGCACCAGCAGCCAGGGCGAGATCCACGAGGCGATGAACCTGGCGGGCACCCATAAGCTGCCGGTGATCTTCGTCTGCGAGAACAACGGCTACGCGATCTCGGTGCCGCAGCGGCAGCAGATGGGCGTTGAAGATGTCGCCGACCGCGCGGCAGGCTACGGCTTTCCCGGCGTCGTCGTCGACGGCAGCGATCCGGTCGCGTGCTTCGAGGCAACCCAGGCGGCGGTTGAGCGCGCGCGGCGTGGCGATGGCCCGACCCTGATCGAGTTCAAGTGCCTGCGTCTCACGCCTCACTCATCCGACGACAACGACCGGACCTATCGCTCGCCCGACGAGATCAAAGCGATGAAGCAGCACGATCCGGTGATAATGTTCGAGGCGCATCTCAAGGCCGAGGAGATTCTGACCGACGAGAAAGAGGCCGAGATCCGCGCGCGGATCAAGCAGCAGGTCAACGAGGCCACGGCCGCCGCCGAGGCCGCAGCCCATCCCGATCCGAGCACGCTGTTCGATCATATCTATGCTGACAACCTGAAGAGATAGAACGACGAAATACGCAAACAAAGAACAAAGGGATATGAAAAGCTATTTTTGGTTCTTTGTTCTTTGTTCTCTGTTCGCAACGAGGCACACGATATATGGCAGAATTATCGCTAATCGAAGCGCTCCGCGCCGGGATCGATGAGACGATGGCGGCAGATGAGCGGGTGTTTGTTTTCGGCGAAGATGTCGGCAAGCGCGGCGGCGTGTTCCGCGTCACCGAGGGATTGCAGGATAAATACGGGCCGTGGCGGATCATGGACTCGCCCCTGGCGGAGGGCATTATCGTCGGCGCGTGCATCGGCGCGGCGGTCAACGGGATGCGTCCGATCGCCGAGATTCAATTTGCCGACTTCATCTGGCCGGCCATGAACCAGATCGTCAGCGAGGCCGCGCGCATGAACTACCGCTCCAATGGCGCGTGGAACGTGCCTCTGGTGATTCGCGCGCCCTATGGCGGCGGTATTCACGGCGCGCTCTACCACTCACAGTCGGTCGAGGCGTTCTTCGCGCACGTTCCCGGCCTGAAGGTGGTGGTGCCAGCCACGCCCTACGACGTGAAGGGCATGATCAAAAGCGCCATCGCCGATCCCGACCCGGTGCTGTTCTTCGAGCACAAAAAGACCTACCGCATGATCAAGGGCGAGGTGCCCGACGGCGACTACACGGTGCCGATCGGCGTGGCCGATGTCAAGCGCAACGGCGACGACGTGACGATTATCACCTACGGCATGATGCTGCACCTTGCGCTGGAGGCCGCCGAGCTGGTGGCGCGTGAGGACGGCGTCGAGACTGAGGTGATCGATCTGCGCACGGTCCGACCGCTCGACACCGAGGCGATCCTCACCAGCGCGCGCAAGACCGGCAAGGTGCTGATCATCCACGAGGATAACCTGACCGGCGGCATCGGCGGCGAGATCGCGGCGCTGATCGCCGAGCACGCCTTCGAGTATCTCGACGGGCCGATCATGCGGCTGGCAGGTCCCGACGTTCCGGCGATGCCGTTCGCACCGACGCTGGAAGATGCCTTTATGCCCAACACCGCCAAGATCGTCGCCAGGCTGCGCGATCTGGCGGCGTACTGATCACAGCAACGGGTTGATCCAGCGCGTATCGCGCACACTCACGTGCAGAATCAAAGAAGCTTTGCAGGGGAGCGTAGGGCCACCCGGCCCGACGGCGCACGAGCAACAACAGAATCCGAGATGGAGCAATATGGCGCTTGAATTTAAGATGCCAAAGTTGGGAGAAAGCGTTACCGAGGGCACCATCGGGCGCTGGCTCAAGCAGCCCGGCGATAAGCTCGAACTCTACGAGCCGATGCTTGAGGTGACGACCGATAAGGTCGATACCGAAGTCTCCTCGCCGATCGACGGCACACTGGTCGAAATCCTGGTATCCGAAGGCGAAACCGTCGCGGTCGGCACGGTGATCGCCCGTCTTTCCGAGAACGGCGAAGTTTCCAACAGCGACGCTGCTACCGAGGCAGCAGTAGCCGCGACGCCAGCGACCGCCGAGCAGCCGGCGGCGAGCCAGGGCAAAGGCTCGTATATCTCTCCGGCGGTCGCGCGTCTTGCCGCCGAGCACGATGTCGATCCGCGCATGATCAAAGGCACCGGCGCTGGCGGACGTGTCACCAAGAAAGATATCGAGGCGTTTGTCGCTTCGGGCGGCGCGAAGGCCGTAGCTCAGGCGCAGCAGCCCGTCGACACAGCCGCGCCCGCCCTGGCCGAAGCGCCTGCCGCTCCGTCGCCACAGACGACAGCCCAGATACCGCAGGCGTTCGAGTCTGGTCCGCAGGTGCAGGAGCCGACAACTACGGGCACGAAAGCATCCGCAGCGCCGACGGCTCAGCCGCAGCCGGTGCCCGGCCCCGACGACGAGCTGGTGCCGCTCAACACGATGCGCCGCGCCATTGCGGATCATATGGTCCGCTCCAAGCGCACCGCGCCGCACGTCACGACGGTGATGGAGGCCGATCTGAGCCGCATCGTCGCGCACCGCGAGCGCAACAAGGCCGACTTCGAGCGGCAGGGCGTCAAGCTGACCTTCATGCCGTACTTCGTCCAGGCGACTGTCGCGGGGCTGCGCGAGGTGCCGATCGTCAACGCGACCTTCACCGACGAGGGCATCCTGATGCACCATCGCATCAACGTCGGCATGGCCGTGGCGATCCCCGACGGGCTGATCGTGCCCGTGCTCAAAGACGCCGACGACAAGAGCCTGCTCGGACTGGCGCGCGCCGTCAACGATCTGGCGGATCGGGCGCGGACGCGGCGGCTCCAGCCCGACGAGACGCAGGGCGGCACGTTTACGATCACCAATCACGGCGTGTCGGGATCGCTCTTCGCCATGCCGATTATCAACCAGCCCCAGGCAGCGATCCTGGGCATCGGCGCGATGCAGAAGCGCGCGGTCGTCATCTCGGAGAACGGCTTTGATGCGATTGCCATTCGCCCGATGTGCTACCTGAGCCTGACCTTCGACCATCGTCTGATCGACGGCGCGACCGCCGATGGCTTTCTGTCGATCGTCAAGCGCGCGCTCGAACAATATCCGGGCTAGCCCAGTCTCGGCACAGCGTCAACGGCAAGGCGGTATCTGCGCGATGCCGCCTTTGCGCTGTATATTTCGACCATCCCAAAACTTCCGGAAGAGGAGATACCGTCATGAGCTACTTTAGACGACTCTTGCCCGCGCTGCTGCTTGTTGGAGCGATCGGCGGTCTGCTTGCGGGCTGTGGCGCAACCACGCCCTCCGCGACAACCACAGCAACACCCGACGCAACACAATCTCCCGCGACCACGACCAGCGACATCGATCAGGCGCGCGCCGCGCTCACCAACTTCTTCGCCGCGCTCCACGGCAAGCGCTACGACGACGCCGCGCGGCTGTACGGCGGCTCCTACCAGGAGCTATTCGGCTTCAACCCACGGGTCGCCGCCGACGATCATGTGAAGCTGCTGGAGGAGGCTTGCACCGTCAACGGCTTCCAATGTCTTGAGATCAACGAGATCGTCCGTGCGGAAGCCGTCTCGCCCACCGAGTTCCACTTTATGGTCGAGTTCAAAAACGAGGATGGCTCGCTCTTCACGCGCGGCCCAACCAGCGGCGCGACCGCAGCCGAGCAGCCGTCACAGTCGCAGTGGCCGTACACCGTCAAGAAGGTCGGTGACGCATTTCTGGTCCAGGAGCTACCCGTGTACGTGCCCTAAACGCAAGAACAAGGAACCAGGTGCCCGCTGGGCGCGCAAGAGAACAAGCGAGAACCAAGTTCCAAGTTCAAAGAACTCGAAACTCGAAACTTGGAACTTGGAACTTTCCTATGATCGCCTACCCCATCCAGCGCAGCCCCTTCGGATAAAAGTTCTTGACCACGCCGCCGACACGACGACCCCAGCCCAGCGGCCAGCCGTTGACCGTGATCAGCGCCCAGCCGTCCGCGCCCTGGTGCTCGAACGTTTCGCCGCGCAGGTAGCGCTCGGCCTCGCCAGTTTTCAGCGACACCGTCAGCCGAACATCGTCGGCCAGCAGCGCCAGCGCCAGCGCATGCGACGGCTCGAAACGTCCCGGTTTGGCCGTTCCCAGCCACAGGCCGGAGCGCACCACGCGCAGGCCGGACAGATCGGGGGCGGCATCCGGCGCGAGATAGACCTGATCGCTGCTGGCGACTAGCTGCTTCGCGGGCAGGCTGGTCGTAAGCATCGCGCGCTCGAAGCCGTGCCACGCCGCCAGCGCGGTATCGCCAGCCTCGTGAGTGCGATCGTCGCGCCGCGCGCCGCGACGCTGCCGCTCGCGCCCGGCATCTCGCCCGAGCCAGGCGGGCAGCAGCGGACGCTCGCCCCGCGCGCGATTCCGCAGCAGCGCGATGAAGTGGCCCTCGCCTTCCACCCGCTGCGGCCACAGCCGGACCGCGCGGCTAAGCTGCGGCGTCGGGATCGCGGCGGCCCACTCCGGCTGCGCGGCCATAAAGCCGTGACGCTTGGGAATATCGATCAGCTCCCAGTCGGCGTGCTCGGCCAGAAACGCCGCGATCCGCTGCTCGTTCTCCTCAGGCGCGAAGGTGCAGGTGCTATAGACCAGCCGCCCGCCCGGCGCGACGAACTGGGCGGCCTGATCCAGAATCCGCGCCTGCCGCGCCGCGCAGCCCGCGACATGCTCCACGCTCCACTCGGCGCGCGCGCCCGCGTTCTTACGAAACATGCCTTCGCCGGAGCATGGCGCATCCAGCAGCACCCGGTCGAAGAACCCGCCCAGGTGCGCGGCGAGGCGCTCCGGCGTCTCGCTGGTGATGACGACGTTGCGCGCGCCCCAGCGCTCAAGGTTTTCGCCAAGCGCCTTGACGCGGCTGCCTTCGACCTCATTCGCCACGAGCAGGCCCTGGCCGTCGAGGTGGGCCGCGATATGCGTGGCCTTGCCGCCGGGCGCTGCCGCCAGATCGAGCACGCGCATGCCGGGCCGTACATCCAGCGCCTCGACCACCGCCATCGCCGACGGCTCTTGCAAATAGTACAGCCCCGCCGCGTGGTACGGATGCTTGCCGGGCCGCTCGCCCTCGCGCACCCAGTAGCCGGACGGGCACCAGGGCACCGGCTCGATCTCCCAGGGCGAGATGCGCTCGAAGTGTTCGGGGCGCAGCTTGAGCAGGTTGACGCGCAGCCCCGTCGACGGGCTGTGATCCAGCGCCGCGATCAGCGCGTCGGCCTCCGCGCCGAGCAGCGCGCGCATCCGCTCGATAAATGCTGGCGGTATCGCCGGTTCCATGCTCATCTTAGCTCCAAGAGATCTCACGTCGTGATTGTACCATCGACCGGCAGCGCCGATCATCTCCGCCCACGCCCGGCGTAGGCGAAACGGCGCAGCAAGGGCGACCGGACGGCTATGGTATCATAGGATCAGCGTCACCGGCAGCCGCGCGGCAACGACCATGCAGCGCCGGTGCTCCGTACACAGGGCGATTCTCGCGTTGGGAGATACTTGGAGGATTCGATGGCTGATACACAGTATGATCTCGCGATCATCGGCTCAGGGCCGGGCGGTTATGTCGCTGCGATTCGCGCCGCGCAGCTTGGCATGAAGGCCGCGATCGTCGAGAAGGATGCCATGGGCGGCGTCTGCCTCAACGTCGGCTGCATCCCCAGCAAGGCGCTGCTGCACACCTCAGAGCTGCTGGAGCACGCCCGCGACGGCAAGCGCATCGGGTTTGTCGCCGAGAACGTGCGGCTGGACTTTCCCGCGCTGATGGGCCACAAAGAGCGTGTGGTCAAGCAGATGAGCGGCGGCGTCGGCAGCCTGATGAAAAAGAATAAAGTCGATGTGTATAAAGGCTTCGGTCGCGTCGCCGGGCCGAACAGTGTCGCCGTGCAGGGCGACGGCGGCGAGCAGACGATCAGCGCCAAGAACATCATCATCGCCACCGGCTCGACGCCCAAGTCGCTGCCGTTCGCTAAGATCGACGAGGAGCTTATTCTGTCGAGCACAGGCGCGCTCGCGCTCAAAGAGGTGCCGAAGCGGCTGGTAATTATCGGCGGCGGCGTGATCGGTGTCGAGATGGGCACGGCCTACCACTCGTTCGGCTCCGAGGTGACGATTCTGGAGGCGCTGCCGCGCATCGTGTCGCTGGCCGACGAGGAGATCAGCGCCGAGCTAGCCCGCGTCTTCCAGCGCAAGGGCATCAAGGTGCAGACCGGCGTCAAGATCGGCGGCGTCGATCCGACCGATGGCGGGATCGCGGTGATGTACACCGACGCCGAGGGCAAGGAGCAGCGCATCGAGGGCGATAAGCTGCTGCTCTCGGTTGGGCGCGCGCCGCTGACGCAGAACATGGGCCTTGAGGAGGCGGGCGTCGAGCTGGACGAGCGCGGATTTATCAAGGTCAATGCGATGATGCAGACCAACGTGCCGTCGATCTTCGCGATCGGCGATTGTGTGCCGACGCCCGCGCTGGCGCATGTCGCCTCCGCCGAGGGTATTCTGGCGGTCGAGTTCATGGCGGGCCAGCACGTCACGCCGATCAACTACGATCACGTGCCGTCGCCCTACTGGTCGTCGCCGGAGATCGGCCATGTGGGCCTGACCGAGGCCCAGGCCCGGGAGCGCGGCTACGATGTCAAGGTCGCCAAGTTCCCCTTCTCCGCCAACGGCAACGCGACGATCCACATGGAGCGCAACGGCTTCGTCAAGATCGTCGCCGACAAGCAGTACGATGAGATCCTGGGCATTCATATCATCGGGCCGAAGGCGACGGAGCTGCTCTCCGAGGCCGGGCTTGCGCTCTCCCACGAGGCCACCGCCGAGAGCCTGGCCCACACGATTCACGCCCATCCCACGCTCTACGAGTCGATCGTCGAGGCGGCGCACGGGCTGATCGGCGGCACGATCAACTTCTAAGCGAGCATCTCGAAGCGCGAAGTACCCCGGTCAGCACTGCCTGGCCGGGGTGTGTATGTTGGGCTATCGGTGTCCGCTCAAGGTTTGCTCAACGGCGGATCGGCAGAATTCGTGCGCGGGATGTATGCTCGTCGATCGTAATCAGCGCACCTGTTTCTAGGAGTTCAGCAAATTGGTGGAGAGCCGCGACGATAAGGGTCTGGACATGCGTGGAAAGCAAATCTTGGGTACGGATTTGCAGCACACTCGGTCCTTCGGCTCGTGTGACGGCGAGAATTGTGCCAAAATCAAGATCGTGTGTGATGATAACATAGCCGTTTAGTCTTGCATAATCCATGAGCACGCGATCAGTTGCTCGCGGATCGCCAATGCTTGACCAATGAGCGGTATGCCATCCCGATCGTTCTAACCACTCTACCCAAGCGGGCGGCAGATTCATATCAATGAGGAGTTTCATGCAGCAGAACTCAGGGGTACATCAAGTTCCTCGACGCGCCAGGCTGCATATGCCAGCGCTTCACGCACATCCTCCACCTCCAGATACGGGTAAGCACGCAAAATATCTTCCGTCGAGTAACCAGCCGCGACCAGACCGACAACCGTACCGACCGTGATTCGTAGCCCACGGACACAGGGCTTTCCACCCATCACCTCAGGGTTAAATGTAATTCGTGTAAAGTCTTTCATTGCTCTACCCCCATCACCTGGACTTGATCCATTATACATGAACGGCTTGGTCAGGCTATCAGTTTTGGTGCAGCATCGCCCCGCCGCCGCTTGTGATCAAATCTCCATCCGGCGGTATCAACCCGTTTCCGCCGGACAAGCCCTGAGCGTCTAGCATGCGCTTGTTGGCACGCACGTTGTACATGGCGATCCTGTTGGCGAGCAAAGGTGGTTGTATCATTGGCGTATCTACGAAAGGAACAATCATGCGACATACGTCAGACCACGTTGCCATCGATCTGATCGCCCTTGCTATCATCCGTGATGCGGACAAGATTGTGCTGGTCCAGCAGCAGCATCGCGCTGATCTACCCCCGTACTGGGTGCTGCCCGGTGGCCTGGTTGAGGCGGGCGAGCTCGTCACCGAGGCCCTGATCCGCGAAGTTGCGGAGGAGGCGGGCGTGCATGTCGATGCGCTCTCGCACCTCGCGTGTTTGTCTCACATTGACCGCCCGGCGCAGCGTGCCCAGAGCATTGCCTTTATCTTTGAGGCTGAAAGATGGCACGGGGAACTCGCGAGCTGCGATCCCGATGCCGAGGTGCTTGGCGTCGAACTCGTGCCCCTGACGGAGGGCATCAGCAGGCTACAGTCGAACGGCGGCTGGTCCGGCATCCAAACGCCCGTGCTGGCCTATTTACGCGGTGAGCGGGCGGCAGGCGCTAATTGGTTCTACCGCGAGGACGGCGACGGGCAGCAATGGATTGCCTGCATGCCTGGGTGATCAGGATAGCCGCTGGTGACGGCCAGCGCGGAGGGTAGACCATAGACCGACCTGATAACCTGTGCTATACTCAATAAATGAGAATAATTATCACTTTCAATTAGATACTGTTATGCACCATAAACTACGCACATTCATGCGCGACAACCCGATCCCGTTCATCGCGCTGCTCGGCCTGCTGGGCGGCGTGATCGCGCGCTGGGGCGTTGGACAGCCGCAGATCGCCAGCTGGATCTGGATGGCTACGCTAGCGCTCGGCGGCGCGCCGCTGGTCTGGGAGACGCTGCGGGGTATGCTGCGCGGGCAGTTTGCCTCCGATGTCGTAGCGATGCTGGCGATCAGCACCGCCGTGGTGATGGGCGAATATTTCGCGGGCATCGTGATCGTGCTGATGCAGAGCGGCGGCGAGGCACTCGAAAACTACGCGCTGCGCCGCGCGTCGTCCTCACTGGATCGGCTGCTGGCGCGCGCGCCGCGTGTGGCTACGCGCAAAACCGACGAGGGCTTGCAGGAGATCGACGTAGCCGAGGTGTGCGTCGGCGATACACTGATCGTACGGCCCGGCGATCTGATCCCGGTCGACGGGTCGCTGCTCTCGGAGCGCGCCGACATCGACGAGGCGGCGCTGACGGGCGAGGCGCTGGCGGAGGGCAAGCAACCGGGCGATCGGCTGCTGAGCGGCAGCGTCAACGTGGGCAGCGCGTTCGAGATGCGCGCCGACAAGCTCAGCG
Protein-coding sequences here:
- a CDS encoding DUF433 domain-containing protein — its product is MKDFTRITFNPEVMGGKPCVRGLRITVGTVVGLVAAGYSTEDILRAYPYLEVEDVREALAYAAWRVEELDVPLSSAA
- a CDS encoding NUDIX hydrolase; the protein is MRHTSDHVAIDLIALAIIRDADKIVLVQQQHRADLPPYWVLPGGLVEAGELVTEALIREVAEEAGVHVDALSHLACLSHIDRPAQRAQSIAFIFEAERWHGELASCDPDAEVLGVELVPLTEGISRLQSNGGWSGIQTPVLAYLRGERAAGANWFYREDGDGQQWIACMPG
- the lpdA gene encoding dihydrolipoyl dehydrogenase, which produces MADTQYDLAIIGSGPGGYVAAIRAAQLGMKAAIVEKDAMGGVCLNVGCIPSKALLHTSELLEHARDGKRIGFVAENVRLDFPALMGHKERVVKQMSGGVGSLMKKNKVDVYKGFGRVAGPNSVAVQGDGGEQTISAKNIIIATGSTPKSLPFAKIDEELILSSTGALALKEVPKRLVIIGGGVIGVEMGTAYHSFGSEVTILEALPRIVSLADEEISAELARVFQRKGIKVQTGVKIGGVDPTDGGIAVMYTDAEGKEQRIEGDKLLLSVGRAPLTQNMGLEEAGVELDERGFIKVNAMMQTNVPSIFAIGDCVPTPALAHVASAEGILAVEFMAGQHVTPINYDHVPSPYWSSPEIGHVGLTEAQARERGYDVKVAKFPFSANGNATIHMERNGFVKIVADKQYDEILGIHIIGPKATELLSEAGLALSHEATAESLAHTIHAHPTLYESIVEAAHGLIGGTINF
- a CDS encoding dihydrolipoamide acetyltransferase family protein, producing MALEFKMPKLGESVTEGTIGRWLKQPGDKLELYEPMLEVTTDKVDTEVSSPIDGTLVEILVSEGETVAVGTVIARLSENGEVSNSDAATEAAVAATPATAEQPAASQGKGSYISPAVARLAAEHDVDPRMIKGTGAGGRVTKKDIEAFVASGGAKAVAQAQQPVDTAAPALAEAPAAPSPQTTAQIPQAFESGPQVQEPTTTGTKASAAPTAQPQPVPGPDDELVPLNTMRRAIADHMVRSKRTAPHVTTVMEADLSRIVAHRERNKADFERQGVKLTFMPYFVQATVAGLREVPIVNATFTDEGILMHHRINVGMAVAIPDGLIVPVLKDADDKSLLGLARAVNDLADRARTRRLQPDETQGGTFTITNHGVSGSLFAMPIINQPQAAILGIGAMQKRAVVISENGFDAIAIRPMCYLSLTFDHRLIDGATADGFLSIVKRALEQYPG
- a CDS encoding peptidoglycan-binding protein, which gives rise to MFRSARSSRHRLSATALTLLFVLMALLGTAIPAAALASWPTVREGDTGSNVKAVQYLLRQHGSGIAADGVFGPATKSAVISFQQSRGLTADGIVGSQTWSALIVTVREGSSGEAVKAAQTLLVKNGHNIAVDGAFGPATKSAVVSFQSAHGLSADGIVGPMTWQELAGSGNGSTTWRTARASAYGPGLWGRTTACGQTLYTTTIGVAHRTMACGTRLKFQGRSGQIVYANVIDRGPYVSDREFDLTEATVKQMGYASASDFGVRTVYWNYN
- a CDS encoding DUF5615 family PIN-like protein, encoding MKLLIDMNLPPAWVEWLERSGWHTAHWSSIGDPRATDRVLMDYARLNGYVIITHDLDFGTILAVTRAEGPSVLQIRTQDLLSTHVQTLIVAALHQFAELLETGALITIDEHTSRARILPIRR
- a CDS encoding RsmF rRNA methyltransferase first C-terminal domain-containing protein is translated as MSMEPAIPPAFIERMRALLGAEADALIAALDHSPSTGLRVNLLKLRPEHFERISPWEIEPVPWCPSGYWVREGERPGKHPYHAAGLYYLQEPSAMAVVEALDVRPGMRVLDLAAAPGGKATHIAAHLDGQGLLVANEVEGSRVKALGENLERWGARNVVITSETPERLAAHLGGFFDRVLLDAPCSGEGMFRKNAGARAEWSVEHVAGCAARQARILDQAAQFVAPGGRLVYSTCTFAPEENEQRIAAFLAEHADWELIDIPKRHGFMAAQPEWAAAIPTPQLSRAVRLWPQRVEGEGHFIALLRNRARGERPLLPAWLGRDAGRERQRRGARRDDRTHEAGDTALAAWHGFERAMLTTSLPAKQLVASSDQVYLAPDAAPDLSGLRVVRSGLWLGTAKPGRFEPSHALALALLADDVRLTVSLKTGEAERYLRGETFEHQGADGWALITVNGWPLGWGRRVGGVVKNFYPKGLRWMG
- a CDS encoding thiamine pyrophosphate-dependent dehydrogenase E1 component subunit alpha; this encodes MTNVQPSGVSASLERDDLLAIYELMLLSRLLDERQWILNRQGKAPFVISCQGHEAAQVGSAYALKPGKDWVLPYYRDLGVVLTLGFTPTEVMMGLFARVGDPNSAGRQMPAHYGHRKLNIISQSSPTGTQVPHAAGVGLAIKIRNEVAGKIVDDAVAWVSFGEGTSSQGEIHEAMNLAGTHKLPVIFVCENNGYAISVPQRQQMGVEDVADRAAGYGFPGVVVDGSDPVACFEATQAAVERARRGDGPTLIEFKCLRLTPHSSDDNDRTYRSPDEIKAMKQHDPVIMFEAHLKAEEILTDEKEAEIRARIKQQVNEATAAAEAAAHPDPSTLFDHIYADNLKR
- a CDS encoding alpha-ketoacid dehydrogenase subunit beta: MAELSLIEALRAGIDETMAADERVFVFGEDVGKRGGVFRVTEGLQDKYGPWRIMDSPLAEGIIVGACIGAAVNGMRPIAEIQFADFIWPAMNQIVSEAARMNYRSNGAWNVPLVIRAPYGGGIHGALYHSQSVEAFFAHVPGLKVVVPATPYDVKGMIKSAIADPDPVLFFEHKKTYRMIKGEVPDGDYTVPIGVADVKRNGDDVTIITYGMMLHLALEAAELVAREDGVETEVIDLRTVRPLDTEAILTSARKTGKVLIIHEDNLTGGIGGEIAALIAEHAFEYLDGPIMRLAGPDVPAMPFAPTLEDAFMPNTAKIVARLRDLAAY